AGATCCTGGACTCGTGGTTTGGCCAGATGCTGAAGGGCATCGGCGAGGCGCGGCACAAATCACCCGACGAGGTGAAAGCGCTCATCGACAAGGGGCCGTTCCTGGGCAAAGAGGCGCTCGACGCCGGCCTGGTGGACAAGCTCGGCTACCGCGACGAGGCCTACGACGAGGTCAAGAAACTCGCCGGCAGCGACGCCGAACTCCTCTATTCCGAGAAGTATCTGAAACGCGCCGGCCGTCCGCACGATAAGGGCAAGAAGATCGCCCTCATCTACGGCGTGGGCACGGTAGTGCGCGGGAAGAGCGGCTTCGACCCGATCCAGGGCGACTTCTACATGGGCTCCGACACCGTGGCCGCCGCCTTCCGCGAAGCCGCCGAAGATAAGGACGTGAAGGCCATTCTCTTCCGCGTGGACAGCCCCGGGGGATCGTATGTCGCCTCCGACACCATCTGGCGCGAGGCCGCAAAGGCGAAAAAAGCGGGCAAGCCCATCATCGTCTCCATGGGCGACCTCGCGGGCTCGGGCGGCTACTTCGTCGCCATGAACGCCGACAAGATCGTGGCCCAGCCCGGCACCATCACCGCTTCCATCGGCGTGCTCGGCGGCAAGGTGCTGACCTCCGGTTTCTGGGACAAGATCGGCCTCACCTGGGACGAGATCCACACCAGCCAGAACTCCACCATGTGGACGGGCACCCACGACTACTCGCCCGCCGAGTGGGCGCGCCTCCAGCAGTGGCTCGACCGCGTGTACGTGGACTTCACCGGCAAGGTCGCCGACGGCCGCAAGCTGCCCAAGGACAATGTTCTTCAGATCGCCAAAGGGCGCATCTGGTCGGGCGAAGACGGCAAGGCCCTCGGCCTGGTTGACGAACTGGGCGGCTTCCCCGAGGCGCTGGCCCTGGCCAAGAAGGCCGCCGCCATCCCCGACTCCGAGGAAGTGAAACTGGCCGTGTATCCAACGCCCAAGTCGATGCTGCAACAACTTCTCAAGAAGGGCGCGGAGAACAGCGAGCGCGACGCCGCCGTCGAAGCCATGGTTGGCATGCTGCGCACCATCCAGCCCGCCATGCGCCAGTTGCACGCCATCACCGCCAACCCTGCCGACGACGTGCTCAAGACCCCGGAGTTCGAGGTGACGCGATAGGAACTTCATCGCCACGGATCAACGCGGATGAACGCAAATGAAGGAACCTGAGGTAGTGCGGGCCTTCAGGCCCGCGTCATGGCGCGTCAACAATGGAATCGGCTTTAGCCGCTGAGGACAAATCTTGCCAAGTCTGCGGAACCCCAGTGGCTAAAGCCTCTCTCAACTCGCCGTGGAAGCCCCCGCTTTTAGGCTCGATTCACCTTCCATCCCGCGACCATGCGTGCGCCACCGTGGAAGCCCCCGCCTTTAGGCGGGGGTTCAGTTTGGCGTTAGAAAGACCCGGCTTTAGCCGCGGTCAGATTGAATTCGTCGGTGATCTCTGCGATCTCTGCGGTGGAATCCGCATACGCCGGATCGGCGCACGCTCGGATCTCGAGGCCTCCCTCGCTCCGCCCGCGCCGCGGACGCAGTAGCAGGTGCCACGCTTCCCGGTACTTCTCCAGCCGTCCCCGGCTGTTCGGAATGTGCGGATAAAAACCGAGGCCCTTGTTGCGGCTGGCCACGGCAGCCGGGATGATGTACCAAGCCTCTTCCGGTACGATGCATACGGCGACGAAGTCCACCGCTCCCTCTCGGTAGCGAGGCCCCGTCACCACGCTGTACTCCCCGTGGTTCGCCCGCCGCCAGCACGACTTGACTTGGATCGCCAGCACTGCCCCGCTCGGGGTGCAGGCCAGGAAGTCAAACGCTTGGCTGTCGCTGAACGGCCGGCAAACCACCAGCCCCATGCCGGTCGCTTTAGTCATGAAATCCATCTCTGCCCATTCCCCCTTCCGCTTCTGGTGAGACACACGGGGGCGCAGGCGCGCTTGCGCATAGTTTTTCTTTTTCATTGTCTTGGGAGGAGAGGCACGACCAGACCTTCTCTTGCCCCTCTCTGATTCCAGTATGGCAGATGGGGCGGGGTGAAAGTACCACGCTCCAGATTTTTGTTTCCCGATTGTTTGCAGAAACTTACGGACGAATCCAGATTTCCAGCGTCTTGACAAGAGTTCGCTGCCGACTGACGACCGCCGACGGCTTTCCTACTCTCTACTTCCAGTATGACAAATCGGAGGGGGTGAATCCGACATTTTCCACAAATTTATAGTCGGAATGGAATCAAAGGGTTGCGGCAAAAGCGCGACTGGAGGGGGCTTGACAAGATTCCGCCCGGGAAATTCCGCGGCGCCATTCGCTGTACACGATCTGGAGCCGCTCCAGATTTTGTGTTCATCCCCTCGTGGCCTGGATCACGGGCCACCCTCTTGGAACGGTGCCCCAAAAGTCGTAACTGGTGATATGGTCTGTTCTCGACAGTTATCCTGCATCTGCTGGATTGACCAAGAGCTACATGCGCCAGCGGCCAGTGACGGCCGTCACAGACGCCCTGCGCGGTCGCCTAGCTCCTCAGCTGCCGCGCGCCGATCTTTATGCGACTCGTTGCGTGGCTGGCCGGTGGTAAGCTCACACTTTTTTCCGGGCTTGGCGCCACAGGTGGGGCAACGCACCTTTAGGGCGTGATTCTCTTTGCCGGTTTTCATGGCGGCATTAATGCACGTTGCTCGGTGACACGATGTTCGGTTTTGACCACAGTGCCCGTGGATTTCAAACTGACCCACTACCAAAGTTTCCCACCGTTCGCACCCGAGCGCAGCACCATGCACGCTGACCGTCATGCGCTCGCTTGTGCTGGTTGCCGGTGAGAAGGGCATTAATGAGATGTTCCGCAGGGCCCTCTTGTGGTCGCTGAGATCGGATACACAATCTGTGGAGGAGCATTTTGTAACTGGCGATATGGTCTGTTCTCAACAGTCAGCCGCCGAGCACTCGTTTCTGAGTAGCCCGTTACACGTCCAGTTGACTGCGAGAGCTATCGAGCGGGCCTGAATTGGGAACCGGGTTGCTCGTTTATGCCACCGGCTTATTGAGCAGCCGATCTGGCGGTGGCTGCAATTCCTCGGGCGTCGCGGCGCGCAATTCCCGTTCGATGCTGGCCACCGACTCTTGCAGCACCTGGAACAGCTCGCGCTCCGACGGCGCATAGCTGGCGTAAGCAATGGCTTGGAGCGCGTTGCGCACCCGATCATTGAGGCGGATTAGCTTGGACAGGTGCTGGTACAGGTCGGCTTGACGCTGTTCGATGGCTTCGTGCCTGGCGTTCCAAGCGGCGAGAAGGACCCAGACCACACCAGCGCTGGCCAGCGCTGGCGGAGACGAGGCAAGCAATACGTAGGCCCACGGCGGCTGCCGCAGCAGCAATAAGAAGTGGATGGCCCACCAGACCAAGCCGGAGAAAAAGGCCACGATACACCAGACTACAACCATCGTCAGCCATACTCGGGCGCGGGTGGAACAGCAGGTAGCATACAACCACTCCGAGGCGGGCACCGTCCGTCTCCCTTCCTGGAAATTATTCCAATCCTGTTACCTGCAGTCTTGCGCCCTTTCTTCTTCATGACGACAGGGCGTTTGACAGCCAGGGAATCTCCTTCACGGAGACTGTGTGCACCAGCCCTCGCCAAGTAAAGCAAATTAGAGCCCAGTTGCGATTCCTCCATCGGTCCTTCCCGATTTGGAACCCTCAAACCGACAGGCGCGCTTGGGCCGCCCTGAAAACCTGCTCGGATTCAGTGCTATGACGAGCACGATGCGGAGTCCTTACGCCGAGCTGGCCTCCTTCGACGGCGCGCCAACCCGTCGCCGATCCCGCCCGCTCAACATGGGGACATTGGATATGTGCGCTGACGTAACCAAGTCTGATTCTTGGCACGGCCGCCGATTGCAACCATAATCAGCCCCCGATGGCCTCCAACCGAATTGCTTCCGGCTGCCTCGTGCTGTTCGGTCTCCCATTCGCCGCCGCCGGCCTTTTCTCCATCTGGATGTCCTCTCAGGCCAAGACTCCCAAGGAAGCCCTGGTCACCATCCTTGTGGGATCCGCCTTCACGTTGGTCGGCTTCGGTCTCATGGTCTCCTCCTTCTTGGGCAGCAAGAAGGCCTCCGAGACTGATCGCCTGAAGTCGCTCTATCCCGGCCAGCCCTGGATGTGGCGCACCGACTGGGCCAGCGGCGTTTCCCGCAGCCGCAACGCCTCCGCGGCCGTAGGAATGTGGGCGGTCGCCATTCTGTGGAACCTTGTCTGCGCCCCGGGCGCGATCCTGGTCTTGCCTAACCTGGCTCGCAAAGGAGACGCGCACGCGCTCTTCTTCCTTCCCTTCATCGGCGTTGGGATCTGGCTCCTGATCGACGCTCTTCGCAAGACCATTCGCCGTGTCGAATTCGGCGTCGGGGTTCTCGACTTGCGCTCCCCTCCCTACAAGCTGGGTGGACCGCTCGAGGGCGCCATCCACGCGCGTTTCCACCACATGCCGGAAAAAAGCGTGAATCTCCGCTGCACCTGCATCCAGCGCACCGTTTCCGGCTCGGGCAACAGCCGCTCCGTCAACGAGCAGATTCTGTGGCGGGATGAGGCCTCCGTCCCGCCTTCCGCTTTGGCCCAGACTCCCGAGGGCGTGACCATCCCCATTTCCTTCCATATCCCGCCCGACCAGCAGGAGACCTACGCGGAAGATCCCAGCAACCAGATCGAGTGGACCGTTCAGGCCACCGCCGACGTCCCCGGCGTCGACTACGACGACTCCTTCGAAGTCCCGGTCTACGGCAAAGTTGCGGCCCCGGGCACCGACGCTGGATCCGCCGCCGACGCCGCCGCGCCCGGTTCTGTCTCTGAACCTGAAAGCCACACCATCCTCGTCCAGCCGACCGCCGAAGGCGTTCAGTTCTACTTCCCCGCCGACCGCAATCCCGGCGCAGCGGCCGGTATCACCGTCTTCTTCCTGATCTTCACCGGCATCGTCGTTTTTCTTGTGCAAGGCGGCGCGCCCTTGATCTTTCCTGTCGTCTTCGGTCTGGCCGACGCGCTCATCTTCATCGCCGCCTTGTATCAATGGTTCGGGACGTCGAAGGTGACGATCGGTCCGGGCCAGCTCACCGCCCACGGCGGGATCTTCGGCATCGGCCCCACCCATGTCGTTCCCCTCTCCGACATCGCCTCCATCGCCTACGCCATCGGCATGCAGTCCGGCGGAGCCCAGGGCACTCCTTACTACGACATTCGCCTCACGCAAGCCTCCGGCAAGCAGATCACCCTCGGCAGCGGCGTGAAGGACAAGAAGGAACTCGAGTGGCTTCTGGCGCAGATGCGCACCGCCTGCGGTCTAAAGCCCCGCAGCGGCGAATGATACTTTCTGCGCCTTGGTACTCGTGCGGCTGCTGTGTGACAATGCACTATCGGCCGCCCGGGTGGCGAAACTGGCAGACGCACGGGACTTAAAATCCCGAGGGGCTCACCGCTCCGTGAGGGTTCAACTCCCTCCCCGGGCACCAAAATCCTCCAGCCCCGGATTTCTCCTCGGTCTTATGCGTAAGCGCTTATGAATCAATGGCTTAGCCTATTCCCAGCACTGAATTACCGTTCACTTTGCCCTTGCTTTCCGCAGCCAAAGGCGTAGAATATCAAGTTTTGGCGCGAGCCTGTCGAGCCCGTGAATACGGCTTCGTTGAATCATCCGACATTCGCCCGCATCCAACACTTTAGGTACCTCTCATAAAGGCAGGACGAATAGACATAATGGCAAAGCGACGTGGAAATCCAAATTGGGGAAAGCCGGAGCCGATCGGGCCGGTGATCCCCACGGTGACTTCGTTCGAGCAGGCGGTGAAGGAATTCAAGCTCGAGCCGGACCAGTACCTGCGCTCGACGCGTCTGCGCGAATGGGCTCGCCGCAACAAGAATTCGAAGTACATCCCCGAGACCCTGCTGCAGGCCTGGGGCTTCGAGATCGAGTCGACTCTGTAACGAGCCGACCGCCGACGCATCCCCATGGGCCGCCGCGAGGCGGCCCATTCTTCTTGTGCCACACAAGACCGAGGTTTGACGTGGTTTCCCCGCGAATGAGATAGTGGTGCGCTTGAGGGGACGGGAGCAGAGCCGTCCGCGAAAACGAGGAGCGAGCCCATGGTCCGGCTGGTGCCGCACGAGACGAAATTCTTCGAAATGTTCGCCGACATGTCGGCGAACCTGACGGAGGGCGCGCGGGTGCTACTGGAGCTGCTGCGCACCGGCCAGGACATCCCCATCAAGGCGCAGCGCATCAAGGAGCTGGAACACCGCGGCGACGACATGACGCACGCGGTCATCACCAAGCTCAACCAGACCTTCATCACCCCCTTTGACCGCGAGGACATCCACAAGCTGGCCAGTTCGCTGGACGACGTGCTGGACTACATCCACGCGGCCGCCGACCGGCTCATCCTGTACAAGATCATCCGCATCCCAGCGCCGGCCATCGAGCTGGCGCAGATCGTGGTCAAGCAGTGCGAACAGCTCTCGCAGGCAGTGGCGCACCTGGAGAAGCACGACAACGTGCTCGACTACTGCGTGGAGATCAACCGGCTGGAGAACGAGGCCGACCACGTGGTGCGCCAGGCCATCGCCCGGCTCTTCGACGAAGAGAAAGACCCCATCGCCCTGATCAAGATCAAAGAGCTGTACGAAGTGCTGGAGATGGCCACCGACAAGGCCGAAGACGCGGCCAACGTGCTGGAGTCGGTGGTGGTCAAGAGCGCCTAACAGGAATTGGTAATTTGTGATTGATTGGCCGCCTCCTCCATTCCCTCCTTCGCTACAGAGACGCAGACGCACCGGGAAGTCTTTCGACCTGTATCACCACCGCGTCATCTAATCGGCCACGGAGAGACCGCGATGGCGGAGAAGATAAACAAAACCGAAGCTGAATGGCGGCGCGAGCTTTCGCCGGAGCAGTATCACGTTCTCCGGGAGAAAGGGACCGAGCGCGCTTTCAGCGGCCAGTATGCGCACACGAAGACGGCGGGGGTTTATCGCTGTGCTGCCTGTGGACAGGAGTTGTTCGCCTCCGACACCAAGTTCGAATCGGGCAGTGGGTGGCCGAGTTTCTTTCAGCCAGTTGCACCCGACCGGGTTGAGTCGCACGAAGACACCACTTACGGGATGCGTCGGGTCGAAGTGATCTGTTCCCGGTGCGAATCGCACCTGGGGCACGTGTTTCCGGACGGCCCGCGCCCGACGGGACTGCGGTATTGCATCAACTCGGCATCGTTGAAGCTGGAGGAGAAATAAAGTACCCAGTACTCGGTACTCAGTACCCAGCTGAAGAACTTCATCTCCGCGGATGAACGCGTCGCGGTCAGTGTGCCTTCACCGAAAAGAACCCGCTCACGTTCTCCCACAGCAATTGCGGGAAGGTCTTGTCGAGGTAGGAGCGGATGGAGACGTAGCACTCGTCGCAGTCGTTGGTGGGGGTGAACTCCGCCGCCATGCGCGCGTACTCCTCCAACCGGTAGCGCTGGAAGACCATGGAGCAGGGCTGCAGCCAGCCGTCGCAGGTCACCACCAGGAAGCGGTGGCCGGCCTTGCAGCCCGCCATCCCGCCCTGCTCGAAGAAGCGCCGGGTGGAGGCCAGGGTGGTGGGCGAGTTCACGATCCAGTTGGTGCGGTCGCGGCGGGCCTCCACCGCATCCAGCTCGCGGCTGAGTGCGGCCAGTTGCTCGGGCGTGGTGAGCGAGTAGTCGCGGCAGCCGGTACGGCGCGCCGAGTACGAGCTGTAGCAGATGTTCACGCCCCACTCCCGCGCCTTGTCCGCCAGCCGGCCGATCTCGCCGACATTCTCGCTGGTGATGCAGGAATTCAGCACGATGTCGTCGTAGCCGTGGCGCACCAGCCGTGGCACGAGGTCGCTGAGATGCCCGTACAGCCCGGGATATCGGCGGAAGTCGTCGTGCCGTTCGTCGGGAAAATCCAGGCTGACGGAGAACTGGTCCACGCCCGCCCGGTGGAGCGCCAGGTACATCTCCTCCGTCATGTCCGACCAGTTGGAGACCAGGATGGTGTAGGGCACGCCCGAGCCCGCCTTGATGCTGCGCACGATCTCCACCAGGTCGCGGCGCAGCAGCGGCTCGCCGCCCGACACCTGCACCACGCACGGCCGCAGCACATCCATGTAGCGGCGGTAGTCGGCGGGCTTCAGTTGGCGCGAATCGTCCCTGGGGCCGCCGTGGTCGCAGTGCCTGCAAAAGCACGTGCAGGAGTCGGTGACTTCGAAGGAAACGACGATGGGCCGTCCGGCCGGCCAGTTCCGCGAGCCTCGCCCGATGATGTGCAGCGAATCGACGAAGGAAACCTTGCGCATGCGACGTGATCACCTCGTACGTTAGTGCGCGAAGCTGATGCTAGTCCCGCGCAGCAACCTGGCGCAATCCGAAACCGTTCACCGCCATTCCCACTGCAGGAAGCCGGGCCGCACCGCCGCAATCGAGTTCGCGACCAGCTCCGCCAGGCCGCCATACAAGATCCGGTTCTTCTCCCAGGGAGCGTGTTCCGCCAGCAGGTCGCGCAATTGCGTTTTGCAGTCGCCGCAGGGCGCGCACAGGTACTTGCGCGTCTCCGCGTCCAGGCACTCGGAGAAGGCGTCCAACACCTGATCCATCTTCTTGCGCCCGGCCACCCGCACGCGCCAGTCGCGGGCTTCCTTGATGTGGACGAGCCCGCCCCCGCCGCCGCAGCAGTAGTTCCGCTCCGCCCACGGATCCATCTCGCGGAACTGCGGGCAGAGACGGCGCAGGACCTCGCGCTGCGGCTCCACCACTCCGCGCCGCACCAGGTTGCAGGAATCGTGCAGCGTTACCGGAAAGTCGTTGCGGAGCGGATCGAACTCCACGCGGCCGCTGCGTACGACGTCGCGGATCAGCGTCACCACGCTCTGGCGCGGCACATTCAGCTCGCCGTGGGCCAACCGCTCATCCTCCACGCAGAGCGCGCGGCAGGCCTCGCCGGACTCTCCGACCACGATCTTCTTCGCCTTCAAGCCGCAGGCAATGTGGGCGTAGCGCCGCACCGATTCCAGTAGCTGAGTCCCCTCGCGCGAGAATGTATCCCCGAGATCGTCCCCGGCCAGCTGCGACGACATCGTCCACTTGATCCCGGCGCGAGTCAGGATCAGGCCCAAGGCGCCCACGTTTTCCGGCCAGTCGAGGACGGCGGACGCGGGCTGGACCAGCAGCACCTCGGCGCCCTCGACGTCCCACGGCGTGTGGAACTCGATGCCTGCGCGCCGGCTGGTGTGCTGGTCGATTTCCGCGATCCGGCCGCGCACCCCTGCCGCGTCGGCGTGGCGTTCGACAATGGGGGCAACCCCCATCTCGTGAAAGACGGTACGCAGCGCGCGGGCCACCAGGGCGTGGCCGGCGGCGTGGCAGCTCTGGGCGCATCGGCCGCACAGGTTGCACCGGTATGCCATCTGCGCCAGCCGGGCGACCAGAGGCCAATCCAGCTCCACGTCCCCGCGCCACCAGGTCGAGACCCGGCCGCCGCTTTTCACATGTTTGAAGTAAAGGCGTCGAAGGATGTCTGCCCGCAGCCCCGGCCGGTAGCGCTCGTCCCGGCCACTGCCCTCGAAGACATGACACGCCGCCGCACAACGCGGACAGCTCGCCGAATGTCGCAGCGCATGCAGCAGCCGGCCACTCAGTTCAGGGTCGCTGCCAGCTTCGAAGAGCTTCCTTACTCCTGCGAGGAATCGCGCGACCAGCGCCCGCTCTTCCTCGGCGGACTGCGGCCGCGGCAGCGCGACGACACAGTCCAAGCGCGAGTTGTCTACCGCCAGGCTCATGCCTGCCCGGCAGCCTACCCCCAGCGTGCACGCGCCTGTGTGACGCACGTCACCCCTCATTGTGCACAGCGCACGCCAGCCCGATGGCTGGAACGGATCGTGAGGGCGGGTGACGGGTGAGAAGGTCTGTTATCACCAGTTGAGGTATCCCGCGCGCGTGGCTTTCGGATAGGTGTCAGCTTGGCCACTACGACTTTGGCAGGTTCATGCGGCGGACCAAGTCCTGGAAGCGTGGATCGGAGCGTAGGGGCTTGTAAGGGATCTCGATCCTGATCCAAGGCATATAGCCAGCGTGGGAACTGAAACACACTTCCAGCCATCGGAATGCAGCATCCTTTTCCCCTAAGGCTGTGTAGATTTCGGCTAGACCCCACGGATTCAAGCCCACGGGTTCCTTTTCCAGTTCAGCCGCTACCCTCCGCGCCGCTTCCCACTGGCCAGCTAAGGCGTAGGTATACCCGAGGGGCCATCTCCAAGCAGAGCTGGCGACACCCGCTTTTCGGTGCGCGGCGATGGCCTGCGGGTACATCCCCTTCTGTGCGTAGGCGGCTCCTAAGATGTAAAGCCCGACCGGGAAATTGGGATCCAATTCGAGCGACTTCTGGGCTGCGTCAATCGCCTTGTCGCTTCTTCCTGCCTCCCAGTACTGCCATCCTAGCCATGCACTCCAGAGGGGCGTCAGCGGATCCAATTCTCGGGCTCGTTCCATTTCTGCGATGGCTTCATCTAAGGGACGAACTAGCTGGAGATACCACGAATAGTGGACGTGCCCTTGGGCTAGATTGGGGTTGATCTCCAATGCGCGACGGAAAGACTGTTCCGCACCCGGCCAATCC
The window above is part of the Terriglobia bacterium genome. Proteins encoded here:
- a CDS encoding S49 family peptidase encodes the protein MRKRLSHFFAVIGFVVVMYALVILVVVLVSKGHVPKKTVVELNLEQPLIEAVPDDPLAQAMNRDNTTVRDIVETLERAEKDDRVVGVVARIGATRMGLAQAQEIRNAVLHFRQTKKFAIAFAETFGEFRNGGGSYYVATGFEQIWLQPSGDIGLTGIMLESPFIKGTLAKLGLSLHGDHRYEYKNAFNFYTETKYTPAHREAMQKILDSWFGQMLKGIGEARHKSPDEVKALIDKGPFLGKEALDAGLVDKLGYRDEAYDEVKKLAGSDAELLYSEKYLKRAGRPHDKGKKIALIYGVGTVVRGKSGFDPIQGDFYMGSDTVAAAFREAAEDKDVKAILFRVDSPGGSYVASDTIWREAAKAKKAGKPIIVSMGDLAGSGGYFVAMNADKIVAQPGTITASIGVLGGKVLTSGFWDKIGLTWDEIHTSQNSTMWTGTHDYSPAEWARLQQWLDRVYVDFTGKVADGRKLPKDNVLQIAKGRIWSGEDGKALGLVDELGGFPEALALAKKAAAIPDSEEVKLAVYPTPKSMLQQLLKKGAENSERDAAVEAMVGMLRTIQPAMRQLHAITANPADDVLKTPEFEVTR
- a CDS encoding DUF47 family protein, producing MVRLVPHETKFFEMFADMSANLTEGARVLLELLRTGQDIPIKAQRIKELEHRGDDMTHAVITKLNQTFITPFDREDIHKLASSLDDVLDYIHAAADRLILYKIIRIPAPAIELAQIVVKQCEQLSQAVAHLEKHDNVLDYCVEINRLENEADHVVRQAIARLFDEEKDPIALIKIKELYEVLEMATDKAEDAANVLESVVVKSA
- the msrB gene encoding peptide-methionine (R)-S-oxide reductase MsrB, whose protein sequence is MAEKINKTEAEWRRELSPEQYHVLREKGTERAFSGQYAHTKTAGVYRCAACGQELFASDTKFESGSGWPSFFQPVAPDRVESHEDTTYGMRRVEVICSRCESHLGHVFPDGPRPTGLRYCINSASLKLEEK
- a CDS encoding radical SAM protein, with product MRKVSFVDSLHIIGRGSRNWPAGRPIVVSFEVTDSCTCFCRHCDHGGPRDDSRQLKPADYRRYMDVLRPCVVQVSGGEPLLRRDLVEIVRSIKAGSGVPYTILVSNWSDMTEEMYLALHRAGVDQFSVSLDFPDERHDDFRRYPGLYGHLSDLVPRLVRHGYDDIVLNSCITSENVGEIGRLADKAREWGVNICYSSYSARRTGCRDYSLTTPEQLAALSRELDAVEARRDRTNWIVNSPTTLASTRRFFEQGGMAGCKAGHRFLVVTCDGWLQPCSMVFQRYRLEEYARMAAEFTPTNDCDECYVSIRSYLDKTFPQLLWENVSGFFSVKAH
- a CDS encoding (Fe-S)-binding protein, which codes for MRHTGACTLGVGCRAGMSLAVDNSRLDCVVALPRPQSAEEERALVARFLAGVRKLFEAGSDPELSGRLLHALRHSASCPRCAAACHVFEGSGRDERYRPGLRADILRRLYFKHVKSGGRVSTWWRGDVELDWPLVARLAQMAYRCNLCGRCAQSCHAAGHALVARALRTVFHEMGVAPIVERHADAAGVRGRIAEIDQHTSRRAGIEFHTPWDVEGAEVLLVQPASAVLDWPENVGALGLILTRAGIKWTMSSQLAGDDLGDTFSREGTQLLESVRRYAHIACGLKAKKIVVGESGEACRALCVEDERLAHGELNVPRQSVVTLIRDVVRSGRVEFDPLRNDFPVTLHDSCNLVRRGVVEPQREVLRRLCPQFREMDPWAERNYCCGGGGGLVHIKEARDWRVRVAGRKKMDQVLDAFSECLDAETRKYLCAPCGDCKTQLRDLLAEHAPWEKNRILYGGLAELVANSIAAVRPGFLQWEWR